Proteins found in one Gemmatimonadales bacterium genomic segment:
- the tatC gene encoding twin-arginine translocase subunit TatC has product MARSSGEMPFLDHLEELRSRLLKAVVALVVAIGIGIWLVDHFQIVDILQQPILPLLEGRHLVIQSPTEQFMILLKLGFIVGLVLASPVIIWQIWAFLSPALYAREKKAIVPALFIGVLLFITGATLSFIYIVPQALRVLLGMGPGTFEMLITWRSYFAFVMQVTLAMGLSAELPLLIIMLAVMGVVTPQMLGRFRRFAIVLSFAGGAILSPGGDVFSMVLMTAPLIVLYEVGYFGAWIVHKRRTRAAAAAASALLILWLLLPAPLAAQQPPPPPPRQAQDTTRPQAADSASARRLGLPTAPKRSFPAADSLLLDLQDLEGYEITRYRADTAQVSPRDKAVQLGGNAMTERTDAVLEADRIFYREGDCRFEAQGEPRLFQQGTVVVGRTVLYNTCVERGLVQDGRTSFPQQGANWIVSGNIAMDSTAKRVFASAREITSCDLPDSHYHFRSKELRWVGGGTMVARPAVLYIRDVPIAWVPFLFQDTKRGRRSGILIPELGFNDIVRPSRNYNRTVKNLGYYWAASEKVDVLARFDWYSNRYIEFGMEGQYRWIDQFMRGAVSFSRAQEIGGSTNTRVVWNHNQTFNVTTKLNVSLDYSTNSSIIRRNSIDPRLTTQQIRSSANLNRQFSWGNMAVGGTRTQNVTDGSGRMTAPSLTLSPKPIDFGSAVTWSPDINFTNDLAFKQPLPSVLVPRGPGGIVDTLAVTGGSRLSRFSMNTPLRISGFQWTNSVSLVDADSTGLREEFVTLPNESTEDPTDSVTIRRVRSGGYGSEFDWNTGINLPILFRTSWKITPSVGITNTTAQAPFAVRNSRTGGEYIRQGKRFQFGLSAAPTFYGFFPGVGPLDRIRHTVSPSISYSYSPAAEIPIEFARAITPVGQPLVLRSIPTQSISLTLNQNFEGKTKRPAGDTTDARVRKIRLLSISTSGLAYDLEKAKLPGRTGWSSPTLSNSILSDLVPGLNLSMTHDLFAGAFDPATGRVGAFDSSTARFSPYLSGVTASFSLTEGTFRSIGRLLGLVSDDDDPPTRQGQPTVPGAPTAPGQLGQQQFGMMDDMRRGTAFTSNQNFVRGQRGFNSSVNYTLSRTRPIPGVAQPPSRSNLSLNTSFAPTQFWQVSWNTQYDVTNRTFEAQQVNLTRDLHDWRATFSFLRSPNGNFSFSFLITLIDLPDLKFDYRQSSIQP; this is encoded by the coding sequence ATGGCGCGGTCCAGTGGAGAAATGCCGTTCCTCGACCATCTCGAGGAACTCCGATCGCGATTGCTCAAGGCGGTTGTCGCCCTGGTCGTCGCGATCGGTATAGGCATATGGCTGGTCGACCACTTCCAGATCGTCGATATCCTGCAGCAGCCGATTCTGCCGCTGCTCGAAGGCCGTCATCTCGTCATTCAGAGCCCCACCGAGCAGTTCATGATCCTGCTCAAGCTCGGCTTCATCGTCGGGCTGGTGCTGGCATCGCCGGTCATCATCTGGCAGATCTGGGCCTTCCTGTCGCCCGCGCTCTACGCTCGTGAGAAGAAGGCCATCGTTCCCGCCCTCTTCATCGGCGTGCTGCTGTTCATCACCGGCGCTACCCTGAGCTTCATCTATATCGTTCCCCAGGCCCTGCGCGTGCTGCTGGGCATGGGCCCCGGCACCTTCGAAATGCTGATCACCTGGCGATCCTACTTCGCCTTTGTGATGCAGGTCACGCTGGCGATGGGACTCTCGGCTGAGTTGCCGCTGCTGATCATCATGCTGGCGGTCATGGGGGTGGTCACGCCGCAGATGCTGGGTCGGTTTCGGCGCTTTGCCATCGTGCTGTCCTTTGCCGGCGGGGCCATCCTGTCGCCAGGTGGTGACGTCTTCTCGATGGTGCTGATGACCGCGCCGCTGATCGTGCTGTACGAAGTCGGCTACTTCGGCGCCTGGATCGTTCACAAACGGCGGACCCGGGCAGCCGCGGCCGCGGCGTCGGCCCTGCTGATCCTCTGGCTGCTCCTGCCAGCTCCGCTCGCGGCGCAGCAACCGCCGCCGCCCCCGCCGCGCCAGGCCCAGGATACCACCCGGCCGCAGGCTGCTGATTCGGCCAGCGCCAGGCGGCTGGGACTGCCGACCGCGCCAAAGCGCTCGTTTCCGGCTGCTGATTCGCTGCTGCTCGATCTCCAGGACCTGGAGGGGTACGAGATCACCCGGTATCGGGCGGACACGGCGCAGGTCAGCCCGCGCGACAAGGCCGTCCAACTGGGCGGCAACGCGATGACCGAGCGGACCGATGCCGTGCTCGAGGCCGACCGGATCTTCTATCGCGAGGGAGACTGCCGGTTCGAAGCGCAGGGCGAACCGCGTCTCTTTCAGCAGGGCACCGTGGTGGTAGGCCGGACGGTACTCTACAACACCTGTGTCGAGCGCGGACTGGTGCAGGACGGGCGCACCAGTTTTCCGCAACAGGGCGCCAACTGGATTGTCAGCGGCAATATCGCCATGGACTCGACTGCCAAGCGGGTCTTTGCCAGCGCGCGGGAAATTACCAGCTGCGATCTGCCCGATTCCCACTACCATTTCCGATCCAAGGAGCTTCGCTGGGTCGGCGGTGGGACCATGGTGGCGCGCCCGGCGGTGCTGTACATCCGGGACGTGCCGATTGCCTGGGTGCCTTTTCTCTTTCAGGACACCAAGCGCGGCCGCCGCTCCGGGATCCTGATTCCCGAACTCGGCTTCAACGACATCGTGCGTCCGAGTCGCAACTACAACCGCACGGTCAAGAATCTCGGCTACTACTGGGCAGCAAGCGAAAAGGTCGACGTCCTGGCCCGCTTCGACTGGTACTCGAATCGCTACATCGAGTTCGGGATGGAGGGGCAGTATCGCTGGATCGATCAGTTCATGCGGGGCGCCGTGAGCTTTTCACGCGCGCAGGAAATTGGCGGCTCGACCAATACGCGAGTGGTCTGGAACCATAACCAGACCTTCAACGTGACGACCAAGCTCAACGTCAGTCTCGACTACTCGACCAATTCGTCGATCATCCGGCGGAACTCGATCGATCCGCGGCTGACGACGCAGCAGATTCGCAGCTCGGCCAACCTGAATCGCCAGTTCAGCTGGGGCAACATGGCGGTCGGTGGCACCCGCACCCAGAATGTCACGGATGGCAGCGGTCGAATGACGGCTCCATCGCTGACGCTTTCACCCAAGCCGATCGACTTCGGCTCGGCGGTGACCTGGTCGCCCGACATCAACTTCACCAACGATCTTGCCTTCAAGCAGCCGTTGCCCTCGGTCCTGGTGCCTCGCGGTCCGGGCGGCATCGTCGATACGCTGGCAGTCACGGGCGGGAGCCGGCTCAGCCGTTTCAGCATGAACACGCCGCTTCGGATCAGCGGCTTTCAGTGGACCAACAGCGTCAGCCTGGTCGACGCCGATTCGACCGGCCTTCGCGAGGAGTTCGTCACCCTGCCGAATGAAAGCACCGAAGATCCGACGGATTCAGTCACGATCCGGCGCGTCCGCTCGGGCGGCTATGGCAGCGAGTTCGACTGGAATACCGGCATCAACCTGCCCATTCTCTTCCGGACCTCCTGGAAGATCACGCCCTCGGTGGGCATCACCAACACGACGGCGCAGGCGCCGTTTGCGGTGCGTAACTCACGCACCGGCGGAGAGTACATCCGGCAAGGCAAGCGCTTTCAGTTCGGGTTGTCCGCCGCGCCGACGTTTTACGGCTTCTTTCCGGGAGTCGGACCGCTGGATCGGATCCGCCACACGGTGTCGCCGTCGATCAGCTACAGCTACAGCCCGGCCGCCGAGATTCCGATCGAGTTTGCGCGGGCCATTACGCCGGTCGGGCAGCCGCTGGTGCTGCGCAGTATTCCGACCCAGTCGATCAGTCTGACGCTGAATCAGAACTTCGAGGGCAAGACCAAACGGCCCGCAGGCGACACGACCGATGCGCGGGTCCGCAAGATACGCTTGCTGAGCATCAGTACCAGCGGCCTTGCCTACGACCTCGAGAAAGCCAAGCTGCCGGGCCGGACCGGGTGGTCGTCGCCCACGCTGAGCAATTCGATTCTGAGCGACCTGGTGCCGGGCCTCAATCTGTCGATGACGCATGATCTCTTTGCCGGCGCGTTCGATCCTGCGACGGGGCGGGTCGGGGCCTTCGACAGCAGCACCGCGCGTTTCAGTCCCTATCTGTCGGGTGTGACGGCCAGCTTTTCGCTGACCGAAGGCACCTTCCGGTCGATCGGTCGCTTGCTGGGCCTGGTCTCGGACGACGACGATCCGCCGACTCGGCAGGGGCAACCGACCGTGCCGGGAGCGCCAACGGCACCCGGCCAGCTTGGTCAGCAGCAGTTCGGGATGATGGATGACATGCGGCGTGGCACCGCCTTCACCAGCAACCAGAACTTCGTTCGGGGTCAGCGCGGCTTCAACTCCAGCGTCAACTACACTTTGAGCCGAACCAGGCCCATTCCAGGGGTGGCGCAGCCGCCGAGCCGGAGCAACCTGTCGCTCAACACGAGTTTTGCGCCGACCCAGTTCTGGCAGGTCAGCTGGAACACCCAGTACGACGTTACCAATCGGACCTTCGAGGCCCAGCAGGTCAATCTCACCCGCGATCTCCACGATTGGCGGGCCACCTTCTCGTTCCTCCGGTCACCCAACGGCAACTTCTCCTTTTCGTTCCTGATTACCCTGATCGACCTGCCGGACCTCAAGTTCGACTACCGCCAAAGCTCGATTCAGCCCTGA
- a CDS encoding tetratricopeptide repeat protein, translated as MRLLLVALAAGLTAGCATKGSVRQVETQVLVLRSETARQDSVRAAELARIIRLQQQAIDSLSASRQALRVLEARVGSDLTDVQRQLLQIQELSGQSQRQLSVLKAQLDARAELQTMPPADSARPTDPAAPPPAASAEQMYVGALQQYQRGSPGVARRAFLEFLQQYPTHPNVPDAMYWVAESFEVELPDTAIARFQELHAKFPQSRRAPTALYKIGYVLETVKKSPAQARAAYQRLVTEYPRSEDADLARARLESLKP; from the coding sequence ATGAGACTGTTGCTGGTGGCCCTCGCGGCCGGCCTGACTGCGGGGTGCGCCACCAAAGGCTCAGTGCGCCAGGTCGAGACGCAGGTGCTGGTGCTCCGGTCAGAAACGGCGCGCCAGGATTCGGTGCGGGCTGCAGAACTGGCGCGCATCATTCGTCTCCAGCAACAGGCCATCGACTCGCTCAGCGCGTCGCGTCAGGCCCTCCGGGTGCTGGAAGCCAGGGTAGGCAGTGACCTGACCGACGTTCAACGTCAGTTGCTTCAGATTCAGGAGCTGTCGGGCCAGAGTCAGCGACAGTTGTCGGTGCTCAAGGCCCAGCTGGATGCGCGTGCTGAATTGCAGACGATGCCGCCGGCGGATTCTGCCCGTCCGACCGATCCGGCGGCTCCGCCGCCGGCGGCATCGGCCGAACAGATGTATGTCGGCGCGCTTCAGCAGTATCAGCGGGGAAGCCCCGGCGTTGCGCGCCGGGCCTTCCTCGAGTTCCTGCAGCAGTACCCGACCCATCCCAATGTGCCGGATGCTATGTATTGGGTGGCGGAGTCGTTCGAGGTCGAGTTGCCTGACACGGCCATCGCGCGGTTTCAGGAGCTTCATGCGAAGTTCCCGCAGTCTCGGCGCGCACCGACCGCGCTGTACAAGATTGGCTACGTGCTCGAGACAGTTAAGAAATCGCCGGCCCAGGCTCGGGCGGCGTACCAGCGGCTGGTGACCGAGTATCCTCGTTCGGAAGATGCCGACCTGGCCAGGGCGCGACTCGAGAGCCTCAAACCCTAG
- a CDS encoding tetratricopeptide repeat protein has protein sequence MNLDKLKESARKYEQNGQWRQAIDVYKKALREFEESGEGVLDPSLYNRIGDLEMRVNDTSAAIRAYEQAADLYTEQGFFNNAIALCSKILRVNPGRTATYLRLAQLNARKNFVGDARKNLTEYIERMTALHHPGEAVAAVRIFIAQCAENPEIRSMLVELLRGGSFDPSMREPFDQMVQELEQQDAPEEEEAGGEVSVDSDAARRIDAASGLVFLDLDGGQGRESAYVNPVEGLEVIHNDSEPEEPWRQDTGRVEGFEYTGLDPVDTEIGATVEFVTESAFDIAETLELGEEDPDPLDIDSYPSVELDEALAAVGGDSEIESLDEIALTPTAGLEVLDPIDLETTPDIELPLDEAQGFVLEGEVAVDADGSPETPADLVFLSEDDSVSTPGAQAPGGGEAELIDGGLAAAEAEPESADLARYAEDRARVLLSAGDRVAGIAGLEEALRQYEGSGRLAEALQLADELIRYEPDAIYRYQKRVEIAYRAGDRGAMLDSYLGLADALARSGGVEHAMTVYRRVLEHDPDNRAARSALIRLEAALAPPPPPPPPAPSFVDLGSLILDEPAVRDTRMRVDQGAPIENEDEAFHEALTQFKRGIEENIDAEDFQAHYDLGIAFKEMGLLDEAIAQFQKALRSPDGRLKTSEQLGIAFYDKSRFAIAEAVLRRAIESLPGGDEEKIGSIYWLARALEAQRRYEEALRYYERALAVDIRFLDVGDRVHRLTSGAS, from the coding sequence ATGAATCTCGACAAGCTCAAAGAATCCGCGCGGAAGTACGAGCAGAACGGCCAGTGGCGCCAAGCCATTGACGTTTACAAGAAGGCGCTGCGCGAGTTTGAGGAGTCCGGCGAGGGCGTCCTGGACCCCTCGTTGTACAATCGCATTGGCGATCTCGAGATGCGCGTCAATGACACCAGTGCCGCGATCCGCGCCTACGAACAGGCCGCCGATCTTTACACCGAGCAGGGCTTCTTCAACAACGCCATTGCTCTCTGCAGCAAGATTCTCCGCGTCAATCCGGGCCGAACCGCCACCTATCTTCGCCTGGCGCAGCTCAACGCCCGCAAGAACTTCGTCGGCGATGCGCGGAAGAATCTGACGGAGTACATCGAACGGATGACCGCGCTGCACCACCCGGGAGAAGCGGTGGCGGCCGTCAGGATCTTCATCGCGCAGTGTGCCGAGAACCCGGAAATCCGTTCGATGCTGGTGGAACTGCTGCGCGGCGGATCATTCGATCCGTCGATGCGCGAGCCGTTCGATCAGATGGTCCAGGAGTTGGAACAGCAGGATGCGCCCGAGGAGGAAGAGGCCGGAGGCGAGGTTTCGGTCGACAGCGACGCGGCCCGCCGGATCGACGCTGCGTCCGGGCTTGTCTTTCTCGACTTGGACGGTGGTCAGGGGCGCGAGTCAGCTTACGTCAATCCCGTCGAGGGACTCGAAGTCATCCACAACGATTCGGAGCCTGAGGAGCCGTGGCGGCAGGATACGGGGCGGGTGGAGGGTTTCGAGTATACCGGGCTCGATCCGGTCGACACCGAGATCGGAGCAACCGTCGAGTTCGTGACCGAGTCCGCCTTCGACATCGCTGAGACCCTCGAGCTCGGCGAGGAGGACCCCGACCCGCTCGACATCGATTCGTATCCGAGTGTCGAACTCGACGAGGCGCTGGCCGCCGTCGGCGGAGACTCCGAGATCGAGTCCCTCGACGAAATTGCGCTGACGCCGACTGCCGGGCTCGAGGTCCTCGATCCCATCGACTTGGAAACGACCCCCGATATCGAGCTGCCACTCGACGAGGCGCAGGGTTTCGTGCTCGAGGGCGAGGTGGCGGTCGATGCCGATGGCTCTCCAGAGACGCCTGCGGATCTGGTCTTCCTGTCCGAAGATGATAGCGTAAGTACCCCAGGTGCGCAGGCGCCGGGTGGCGGTGAGGCTGAGCTGATCGATGGCGGCCTGGCTGCGGCAGAGGCCGAACCGGAGTCTGCGGACCTGGCGCGCTACGCCGAGGACCGGGCGCGTGTGCTGCTGTCCGCCGGCGACCGTGTGGCGGGAATTGCCGGGCTGGAGGAGGCCCTGCGTCAATACGAGGGTTCGGGCCGGCTGGCCGAGGCGCTGCAGCTTGCCGATGAGCTGATTCGCTACGAGCCGGATGCGATTTACCGCTACCAGAAGCGGGTCGAGATTGCCTACCGGGCCGGCGACCGGGGTGCCATGCTCGACTCCTACCTCGGCCTGGCCGATGCCTTGGCCCGAAGCGGGGGGGTCGAGCACGCGATGACCGTCTATCGTCGAGTGCTCGAACACGACCCCGACAATCGGGCCGCTCGGAGCGCACTGATCCGTCTCGAGGCCGCGCTGGCGCCGCCGCCTCCTCCGCCCCCGCCAGCGCCCTCGTTCGTCGACCTGGGCAGCCTGATCCTCGATGAGCCAGCGGTCCGGGATACCCGGATGCGGGTCGACCAGGGCGCTCCGATCGAGAATGAGGACGAGGCTTTTCACGAGGCACTGACCCAGTTCAAGCGCGGCATCGAGGAAAACATCGACGCCGAGGATTTCCAGGCCCACTACGACCTCGGCATTGCCTTCAAGGAAATGGGTCTGCTCGACGAAGCGATTGCACAGTTTCAGAAGGCCCTGCGTTCGCCCGACGGCCGCCTCAAGACCTCGGAACAGTTGGGAATTGCCTTCTACGACAAATCGCGCTTTGCCATCGCTGAAGCCGTGCTGCGCAGAGCCATCGAAAGCCTGCCGGGCGGGGACGAAGAGAAGATCGGCTCGATCTACTGGCTTGCCCGTGCGCTCGAAGCGCAGCGGCGCTACGAAGAAGCGCTCCGATACTATGAACGGGCCCTGGCCGTCGATATCCGCTTCCTGGATGTCGGCGATCGGGTCCACCGCCTGACCTCGGGCGCCTCATGA
- a CDS encoding polyprenyl synthetase family protein — MTTYDTTPVSLADLQAGIEEPLALVREQIRQTIAADFALIADVNSHLLRMQGKMFRPTLLLLVNRASGAPDERAVRLAAVLELTHLATLIHDDSVDHSVLRRGMPTINSIFSHQVSVIMGDYLYSRAMIELVNLGDLKPLEVMSRVTNEMTIGEMRQLLAHDPLTFSEEDYDLLIRAKTASLISGACECGALRASSEVRSAMARFGNALGMAFQIIDDVIDVTEVESVTGKPTGHDLREHKVTLPLIYALPRLSPEQRRDVNALMATPEPTGEQVSVVVAHIAAAGGIDYARARAQALAADALRELDSLPSGADRDRLEAAVAFVTERRR, encoded by the coding sequence ATGACGACTTACGATACGACCCCCGTTTCGCTGGCCGACCTCCAGGCCGGGATCGAAGAACCGCTCGCGCTGGTGCGAGAGCAGATTCGCCAGACGATTGCCGCGGATTTCGCCCTGATTGCCGATGTCAATTCGCACTTGCTGCGGATGCAGGGCAAGATGTTTCGGCCGACCTTGCTGCTGCTCGTCAATCGTGCCTCCGGTGCGCCCGATGAACGGGCGGTTCGGCTGGCCGCAGTGCTCGAGCTGACCCACCTCGCCACCCTGATTCACGACGACTCGGTCGATCACTCGGTGCTCCGGCGCGGGATGCCGACGATCAACTCGATCTTCAGTCATCAGGTCTCCGTCATCATGGGAGATTACCTCTACTCCCGTGCCATGATCGAATTGGTCAACCTGGGCGATCTCAAGCCGCTCGAGGTGATGAGTCGGGTCACCAACGAGATGACCATTGGCGAGATGCGCCAGCTGCTGGCGCACGATCCGCTGACCTTCAGCGAGGAAGATTACGACCTCCTGATTCGCGCCAAGACGGCCTCGCTGATTTCGGGCGCGTGCGAGTGCGGGGCGCTTCGGGCCTCCTCGGAGGTGCGATCCGCCATGGCGCGGTTCGGTAACGCTCTCGGCATGGCCTTCCAGATCATCGACGACGTGATCGACGTCACGGAGGTCGAGTCGGTCACCGGCAAGCCGACAGGGCACGACCTTCGGGAGCACAAAGTCACCTTGCCACTGATCTATGCCCTGCCACGCCTTTCCCCCGAGCAGCGCCGCGACGTCAACGCGCTGATGGCCACGCCCGAGCCTACCGGGGAGCAGGTCTCGGTCGTGGTGGCGCATATCGCGGCAGCCGGGGGCATCGACTACGCCCGGGCCCGGGCTCAGGCGCTTGCGGCTGACGCGCTCCGGGAGCTCGATTCACTGCCGTCGGGTGCTGATCGCGACCGGCTGGAAGCCGCTGTGGCCTTTGTGACCGAGCGTCGGAGGTAG
- the pal gene encoding peptidoglycan-associated lipoprotein Pal: MRIRTFALALGVIVLASCKKKEPEVIPTPTPPPASPAPAPAPPPPPPATNGDAAAAAEHAEVTRLLQQAIYFDLDQFEIRAQDRPVLDQKAAILQANPSLRIRIAGHADERGSDEYNMVLGTRRATAAKRYLETRGIDGSRIEIISYGEERPANPASNEAAWAQNRRDEFEIISGGARLVRPR; this comes from the coding sequence ATGCGAATTCGGACTTTCGCTCTGGCGCTCGGTGTCATTGTCCTGGCCTCCTGCAAGAAGAAGGAGCCCGAGGTCATTCCGACACCGACGCCACCGCCCGCGAGCCCGGCCCCGGCTCCAGCGCCACCACCGCCACCACCGGCTACCAACGGTGATGCGGCCGCTGCAGCCGAGCACGCGGAGGTGACGCGGCTGCTCCAGCAGGCGATCTACTTCGATCTCGATCAGTTCGAGATTCGTGCTCAGGATCGGCCGGTGCTCGATCAGAAGGCGGCGATTCTTCAGGCCAATCCGTCGCTGCGGATCCGGATTGCCGGACACGCCGACGAGCGCGGTTCTGACGAGTACAACATGGTGCTGGGCACTCGCCGCGCCACGGCGGCCAAGCGCTATCTCGAGACGCGCGGCATCGATGGCAGCCGGATCGAGATCATCTCCTACGGCGAGGAGCGGCCGGCAAACCCGGCCTCGAACGAGGCCGCCTGGGCCCAGAACCGTCGCGATGAGTTCGAAATCATCAGCGGTGGCGCCCGGCTGGTGAGACCGCGGTGA
- a CDS encoding SurA N-terminal domain-containing protein: protein MMQAFRNAAKPVMIVVAITFFIWLVWDLSGLGSGTGSIFASRSVGKVNGESIDIRVFDQQVQNASAEYQQRGITLGLDQMHNVRDQVWDQTVQSILLRREYEKRGLRVSDAEIVDAIRNLPLPDLQQVPTFQTNGQFDLEKYQRWLASAEGQQYIPVLEAQYREQLLQAKLFRSVVADVFVSDAALWERYRDERERVRIGLVRIDPGSAVAAPATPISDAEATEYYNAHKEQFRRSKAAFLSYLYVPRVPNAADSAAALARARSVRTEIAGGTSFDEVAARESADSVSARRGGDLGEMNRNSVVPEFGNAAMTLPLNTLSEPVLSPFGYHIIRVESRSGDTFKARHILVPVEIVGDHRDQLDAVADSLENLAAEQFEFTALDTAAAALKLTVGQTGPVAEGARVVVPEAGQVPDAGVWAFQAKPGEHSQVIEAPSAFFLFRLDSLRREGLPPLAAVRAEVDAAVRTSRQVAEAKQMAERLSQQVAGGAKLSAAAATLGLQYQELGPFARLTAPIGSPSLIGTAFALKPGQLSRPTQADSASGDFAVYLLEGLERLPADSADFVSNLAVIRQQALQSAQRSRVQAYLATLRASAKIVDRRSEVYRTPAQQAAATAALPTIQ from the coding sequence ATGATGCAAGCGTTCAGAAATGCGGCAAAGCCGGTCATGATCGTCGTGGCCATCACCTTCTTCATCTGGCTCGTGTGGGATTTGAGCGGGCTCGGCAGCGGTACCGGGAGCATTTTCGCCTCCCGCTCCGTCGGCAAGGTGAATGGAGAGTCCATCGACATCCGTGTGTTCGATCAGCAGGTTCAGAATGCCAGCGCAGAATACCAGCAGCGTGGCATTACCCTGGGCCTCGATCAGATGCACAACGTCCGCGATCAGGTCTGGGATCAGACGGTCCAGAGCATTCTGCTCCGGCGAGAATACGAGAAGCGGGGGCTGCGGGTGTCTGACGCGGAAATCGTCGACGCGATCCGCAATCTCCCGCTGCCCGATCTACAGCAGGTCCCGACCTTCCAGACCAACGGCCAGTTCGATCTGGAGAAGTACCAGCGCTGGCTCGCCTCTGCCGAGGGTCAGCAGTACATCCCCGTCCTGGAAGCACAGTATCGGGAGCAGTTGCTGCAGGCCAAGCTGTTCCGGTCGGTAGTCGCCGACGTCTTTGTCTCGGATGCCGCGCTCTGGGAGCGCTACCGGGACGAGCGTGAACGGGTTCGCATCGGCCTGGTCCGGATCGACCCGGGCAGTGCGGTCGCCGCGCCGGCCACGCCGATTTCGGACGCCGAGGCCACCGAGTACTACAACGCGCACAAGGAACAGTTTCGGCGTTCCAAGGCCGCGTTCCTGAGCTACCTGTATGTGCCCCGCGTGCCAAACGCAGCCGATAGCGCGGCGGCCCTGGCCAGGGCCCGATCCGTGCGCACCGAGATTGCTGGTGGCACCAGCTTCGACGAGGTCGCCGCACGCGAGTCGGCCGACAGCGTGAGCGCTCGCCGCGGCGGCGATCTGGGCGAAATGAACCGGAACTCGGTGGTGCCTGAGTTTGGCAATGCCGCCATGACTCTGCCGCTCAATACCCTGTCAGAGCCGGTCTTGAGTCCCTTCGGCTACCACATCATTCGAGTCGAGAGCCGCTCCGGCGACACCTTCAAAGCGCGCCATATTCTGGTCCCGGTTGAAATCGTCGGCGACCACCGTGATCAGCTCGACGCGGTGGCCGATTCACTCGAGAACCTCGCGGCCGAGCAGTTCGAGTTTACCGCACTCGATACGGCCGCGGCGGCGCTCAAGCTGACCGTGGGACAGACGGGTCCGGTTGCCGAGGGCGCCCGTGTGGTGGTCCCCGAGGCTGGCCAGGTCCCTGACGCCGGCGTCTGGGCTTTCCAGGCCAAGCCCGGCGAGCACAGCCAGGTCATCGAGGCGCCCTCTGCCTTCTTCCTGTTCCGTCTCGACAGCCTCCGCCGCGAGGGGCTGCCCCCCTTGGCCGCGGTGCGCGCCGAGGTCGATGCTGCGGTGCGGACGAGCCGTCAGGTGGCCGAGGCCAAACAGATGGCCGAACGGCTGTCACAGCAGGTGGCCGGTGGCGCCAAGCTGAGCGCCGCAGCCGCGACGCTCGGGCTGCAGTATCAGGAGTTGGGACCCTTTGCGCGGCTCACGGCGCCGATCGGGTCGCCGAGCCTGATCGGTACCGCGTTCGCTCTCAAGCCGGGGCAGCTGAGCCGTCCGACCCAGGCCGATTCGGCCTCGGGCGACTTCGCCGTCTACCTGCTCGAGGGTCTCGAGCGGCTTCCGGCCGACTCGGCAGACTTCGTGTCCAACCTGGCCGTGATCCGTCAACAGGCCCTCCAGTCGGCCCAGCGCAGCCGGGTGCAGGCCTACCTCGCCACCTTGCGGGCTTCGGCCAAGATCGTCGACCGCCGCAGCGAGGTCTACCGTACTCCTGCCCAGCAGGCGGCCGCGACTGCTGCGCTCCCGACCATCCAGTAG
- a CDS encoding DUF4321 domain-containing protein: MAGARGPRRPRFYAAVLATGFLLGGFLQGFLSKFLPDSPAKDVFTSAWRGEFGPVKVDLMVIDFTLGPLGVEVSVLSLFGVLIAYLIARSLF; encoded by the coding sequence ATGGCAGGTGCACGTGGCCCCCGCCGGCCCAGATTCTACGCCGCCGTGCTTGCGACGGGGTTCCTGCTGGGTGGATTTCTGCAGGGCTTTCTGTCGAAGTTCCTGCCCGACAGCCCCGCTAAGGATGTCTTTACCAGCGCCTGGCGGGGCGAATTTGGGCCTGTCAAAGTCGATCTCATGGTGATAGACTTTACTCTGGGACCGCTTGGCGTCGAGGTATCCGTGCTGAGCTTGTTTGGGGTCCTGATCGCGTACTTGATCGCGAGATCGCTCTTTTAG
- the tatA gene encoding twin-arginine translocase TatA/TatE family subunit, whose translation MIGNLGFGEILVLAVIVLLVFGAKRLPEIGQSLGKGIREFKKSFSEIGDNVTSGLNEPPSSNARQIDAATQSQAPTSSEPKRLSQ comes from the coding sequence ATGATCGGGAATCTGGGGTTTGGCGAGATTCTGGTACTCGCCGTCATCGTACTGCTGGTGTTTGGCGCCAAGCGCCTTCCGGAAATCGGCCAGTCACTCGGCAAGGGTATTCGGGAGTTCAAGAAGAGCTTCTCGGAAATTGGCGACAACGTCACCAGCGGCCTGAACGAACCGCCATCGTCCAACGCGCGTCAGATCGATGCGGCCACGCAGTCCCAGGCGCCCACCTCGAGCGAACCGAAGCGGTTGTCGCAGTAA